Proteins encoded within one genomic window of Phototrophicus methaneseepsis:
- a CDS encoding ATP-binding protein encodes MTQETANRPATQSDKDVLENYRRIIDISQQLGTTYDLQTLLRKIVVAANELIHTEAAAIILMDDSTGKLRFAMSSNIKPHEMDEMSIPLEGSIAGWIFTHGEPRVIENASADPNHYQGVDDRLSFHTRNLLGVPMKTPQRILGVVQAVNKEDNQRFTDDDISMLRTLASQAAVAIENARLFQQSDFIAELVHELRNPLVALKASTTLLLRPDLPEEKHDDIVETMRFETDRLIGLTDDFLNVARLESGRVQLEIAAFPLYKLLTESVQIIHQHAADKQIDVVIEPNDYVVEADRGKIKQVLINLLSNAAKYNRPGGQIIVAAHAIHDLDSEEDFAQIDVTDTGYGIPREHQKHMFQKFFRVPNTEKLERGTGLGLTICKGIVEAHSGRIWLKSEEGQGSTFSFTLPLII; translated from the coding sequence GTGACGCAAGAGACTGCCAATCGTCCGGCCACGCAATCCGATAAGGATGTGCTGGAAAATTATCGGCGCATCATCGACATCAGCCAGCAGCTCGGCACCACATACGATTTACAAACCCTCCTGCGTAAAATCGTCGTTGCCGCCAATGAGTTGATTCATACAGAAGCCGCCGCCATCATCCTGATGGACGATTCAACAGGCAAACTCCGCTTTGCAATGTCCAGCAATATCAAACCACACGAAATGGACGAGATGAGCATCCCGCTAGAAGGTAGTATTGCTGGCTGGATCTTCACCCATGGAGAACCGCGCGTCATAGAGAATGCCTCTGCTGACCCCAATCATTATCAGGGTGTTGACGATAGGCTCAGCTTCCATACACGTAACTTACTCGGCGTACCGATGAAAACGCCCCAACGCATCCTTGGCGTGGTACAGGCCGTCAACAAAGAGGATAACCAGCGCTTTACTGATGATGACATCAGCATGCTACGCACACTTGCATCCCAGGCAGCCGTCGCCATTGAAAATGCACGCTTATTCCAGCAAAGTGATTTCATCGCAGAACTCGTGCATGAACTGCGTAACCCGCTTGTGGCGCTCAAAGCCAGTACAACGCTCTTGCTACGCCCAGATTTACCCGAAGAGAAGCATGACGACATCGTCGAGACCATGCGCTTTGAAACAGACCGCCTCATCGGGCTGACAGATGATTTCCTAAATGTTGCCCGGCTGGAATCAGGCCGTGTTCAACTGGAAATCGCCGCATTCCCTTTGTACAAGCTCCTGACAGAGAGTGTACAGATCATCCATCAGCATGCGGCAGATAAACAAATTGATGTGGTGATCGAGCCAAATGATTATGTTGTAGAAGCAGATCGGGGCAAGATCAAACAAGTCCTCATCAACTTGCTATCCAATGCAGCCAAATACAATCGCCCTGGCGGGCAAATTATCGTCGCTGCGCATGCCATTCATGATCTTGATAGCGAAGAGGACTTCGCCCAGATTGATGTGACGGATACAGGCTATGGTATTCCGCGCGAACACCAGAAGCATATGTTCCAGAAGTTCTTCCGCGTGCCCAACACGGAAAAGCTCGAACGGGGCACAGGCCTGGGGCTTACGATTTGCAAAGGCATTGTAGAAGCACACAGCGGGCGCATCTGGCTGAAAAGTGAAGAGGGCCAGGGCTCCACATTTAGCTTCACCCTGCCCCTCATAATCTAA
- the secF gene encoding protein translocase subunit SecF: MFNLVEKRRLWFFISACVIVPGLLVMIYSTITTGAPFRLSIDFEGGSIYDLTFTEPGVTEDSIRDVFASVGDDNVIIQRLGGEESLRWSVRGSYQETETVEEIVAGLDAIAPFDRDSFQQQSVSATIGQEVTRAALAAVAVGALIIAGFIVVAFRQVPNAFRYGVCAILAMLHDILVVMGVQSLMGLLLGWEVDALFLTAVLTVVGFSVQDSIVVFDRIRENIPEHLGEPYETIVNRSLWETIHRSLATQLNAFFIMIAILLFGGETIKQFIFILFIGLLSGSYSSLFTAVPLLVSWQKGELPFVGGRNRELAESTAS; this comes from the coding sequence ATGTTTAACTTAGTCGAAAAACGCCGCCTGTGGTTCTTTATCTCGGCGTGTGTGATTGTGCCAGGTCTGCTGGTGATGATTTACTCAACGATTACCACTGGCGCGCCATTCCGCCTGAGCATTGATTTTGAGGGCGGCAGCATTTATGACCTGACCTTCACAGAGCCGGGCGTTACAGAAGATTCCATTCGTGATGTCTTCGCCTCCGTAGGTGATGACAATGTGATTATTCAACGGTTGGGCGGCGAAGAGAGCCTTCGCTGGTCTGTCCGTGGGTCTTACCAGGAAACAGAAACTGTTGAAGAAATTGTTGCTGGCCTGGATGCCATCGCGCCATTTGATCGCGACAGCTTCCAGCAGCAGTCTGTTTCTGCGACGATTGGGCAGGAAGTAACGCGTGCAGCTTTAGCTGCCGTGGCTGTCGGCGCGCTAATTATCGCCGGATTTATCGTCGTTGCTTTCCGGCAGGTGCCAAATGCTTTCCGTTATGGTGTCTGTGCGATTCTCGCTATGCTGCACGATATCCTTGTGGTGATGGGCGTACAGTCCTTAATGGGTTTGTTGCTCGGTTGGGAAGTCGATGCTTTGTTCCTCACGGCTGTGCTGACGGTTGTTGGCTTCTCCGTACAGGACTCTATTGTCGTCTTCGACCGTATCCGTGAGAATATTCCGGAACACCTCGGCGAGCCTTATGAAACCATCGTCAATCGCAGCCTCTGGGAGACGATTCACCGTTCGCTGGCAACACAGCTCAATGCCTTCTTCATCATGATCGCGATCTTGTTGTTCGGTGGCGAGACGATCAAACAGTTTATCTTCATTCTGTTTATCGGCTTGCTATCGGGTAGCTATTCATCGCTGTTTACGGCTGTGCCGCTGCTGGTATCCTGGCAGAAGGGGGAACTGCCGTTTGTGGGTGGTCGTAACCGGGAACTGGCGGAATCTACAGCCAGCTAG
- a CDS encoding glycosyltransferase family 39 protein, with translation MLRRYNSHIILVAIILLGFALRVYRLDALPFRGDEAFTVQNWVIQPLSSALINIEIDDPDATTDRNIEPPLVVNDPHPPLAYTLYHVWGAFVGLSELAIRMLPVLANTVGIAAMYALGKRIWGKRVGLLAALLWAIHPFEIWHAQDARNYGIWPAMSVTAIWLAVRALTINRPRDWVLYVIAGLIAIYTYYLEMFILAALNVYVLVTYIRERGTLKRWIISQAIIWGTFALWLLYFLNILRQSKMYSGTAGGFSLETLLTLFLPSLSFGQTLPADFMSGIAPILLVILILCMVYIARKNRRVAIFLGALIVVPVIAISIVSSFLPVYAPRYILGIVPAILLLITITSTELMTTKPTRWLGGLLISVWVALSLVSLNNHFHDATFYKVDEWRSVATYLDHMTQSDDLIIQTTSDAGFGYYYQQTGNPTDEMGLPFNKEHETSAIEAILAEGLATYDRYWIVARTNPEWPNRNVIENWLNTHMQRALVAAPGGIDVQLYLPWDVAPDEVPDGPSAQFEETALVHGARIFPPDSNQTITVWVYWEALQSTETPLKGFVHLVGDVNPATGGPLWAQDDQEPQDGGAATTTWQPGQIYRDIYTIDIANIPAGDYELLLGLYEQENGIRLTADAGGDALSLGTITLP, from the coding sequence ATGCTCCGCCGTTACAATTCACACATCATCTTAGTGGCGATCATTCTGCTGGGTTTTGCCTTGCGAGTGTATCGCCTTGATGCGCTTCCATTCCGTGGTGACGAAGCCTTTACTGTCCAGAATTGGGTCATCCAGCCGCTAAGCAGTGCACTCATCAACATCGAGATTGATGATCCTGACGCCACAACCGATAGGAATATTGAGCCGCCGCTCGTTGTCAACGATCCCCATCCGCCGCTGGCATATACCCTCTATCACGTCTGGGGCGCATTCGTCGGGCTGAGTGAGCTTGCTATCCGTATGTTGCCAGTACTGGCGAACACAGTCGGTATCGCGGCGATGTATGCTTTAGGCAAGCGCATATGGGGCAAGCGTGTCGGGTTGTTGGCCGCATTATTATGGGCGATTCATCCCTTTGAGATCTGGCATGCCCAGGATGCGCGCAACTATGGCATCTGGCCCGCCATGAGTGTAACAGCAATATGGTTGGCTGTGCGCGCCCTGACAATCAATCGCCCCCGTGATTGGGTGCTCTATGTCATCGCCGGGCTGATTGCTATCTACACTTACTATCTGGAAATGTTCATCTTAGCAGCGCTGAACGTCTATGTGCTCGTCACATATATTCGTGAGCGAGGCACCCTTAAGCGATGGATCATCTCTCAGGCTATTATTTGGGGAACCTTTGCCCTTTGGCTGCTGTATTTCCTGAACATTTTGCGACAGAGCAAGATGTATTCTGGCACCGCTGGCGGTTTCAGCTTAGAAACGCTGCTGACGCTCTTCTTACCCAGCTTATCATTTGGTCAGACGCTCCCCGCAGATTTTATGAGCGGGATTGCTCCCATCCTCCTGGTCATACTCATCCTTTGCATGGTCTACATCGCACGCAAGAATAGACGCGTTGCCATCTTCCTGGGCGCGCTCATCGTCGTGCCTGTGATTGCTATTTCAATCGTCTCATCATTTTTGCCCGTTTATGCTCCACGTTACATCCTGGGCATTGTTCCAGCGATTTTGCTGCTCATTACGATCACATCCACTGAATTAATGACCACCAAGCCAACACGCTGGTTGGGGGGCCTACTTATCAGTGTATGGGTGGCCCTCTCTCTCGTCAGCCTGAACAATCACTTTCACGATGCAACCTTCTATAAAGTCGATGAATGGCGCAGCGTCGCCACCTATCTGGACCACATGACGCAATCGGATGATCTCATCATCCAGACGACGAGCGACGCCGGGTTTGGCTATTACTATCAGCAAACAGGCAATCCCACTGATGAAATGGGCTTACCTTTTAACAAGGAGCACGAGACCTCAGCTATCGAGGCAATCCTCGCAGAAGGCCTTGCCACATATGATCGTTATTGGATCGTCGCACGCACAAACCCGGAATGGCCCAACCGCAATGTCATAGAAAATTGGCTTAATACACATATGCAACGTGCGTTGGTAGCGGCCCCAGGCGGTATTGACGTGCAATTATATTTGCCCTGGGATGTCGCCCCTGATGAAGTGCCGGACGGACCATCCGCGCAGTTTGAAGAAACAGCCCTGGTGCATGGCGCGCGGATATTCCCGCCAGATAGCAATCAGACAATCACAGTATGGGTCTACTGGGAAGCTCTGCAGTCAACAGAGACGCCTTTAAAAGGTTTCGTTCACCTTGTTGGGGATGTGAACCCAGCCACAGGCGGGCCGCTGTGGGCACAGGATGACCAGGAGCCGCAGGATGGGGGCGCAGCAACCACGACATGGCAACCGGGCCAGATTTATCGAGACATCTATACGATTGATATTGCCAACATCCCTGCCGGGGACTATGAGCTTCTGCTAGGCTTGTACGAACAAGAAAATGGCATACGCCTCACAGCCGATGCAGGCGGGGACGCGCTGAGCCTAGGAACAATCACCCTACCCTAA
- the secD gene encoding protein translocase subunit SecD, whose product MSQHLRWLVFIFVLAIFCLYVALPAETKGVTPDDPICEEWKRDETTFTGDVRCTENIVLDLQNDNQPEFQLNVTQSLGLDLVGGLRVLLEADLPPDAFSAEDLAETANNVDRRVNALGLTEATIQVQGANRILVELPGVHDREQAISTIQQTALLEFVDFSGITSPQQYVGRHILTTEQVRLQDLRGDEAIDDGIERLPNPGTNGPFETVMTGAGLQAASAQYGALSQTSAASWFINFEIDPDYQQTFGTFTGNNVGQPMAIVLDGVVISAPVIQAQLTSGGVITGDFTEEEATQLALQLRSGALPIPLSVESAEEVGATLGQESVNLSVRAGVIGVVIVLAFMLIYYRVPGIAADLALIVYILLNLALFKLIPVTLTLPAITGLLIGIGTAVDGNILIFERIKEEIRDGKRLDEALDSGFARAWSSIRDSNLSTIIICVVLFFFGQTPGASVVSGFAVTLALGLVVNLFTAVLVTRTFLYVIVGLFHNAVSDRKWLVGA is encoded by the coding sequence ATGAGTCAACATTTGCGTTGGTTGGTCTTCATTTTTGTGTTGGCCATTTTTTGCTTATACGTAGCGTTGCCTGCAGAGACCAAAGGTGTAACGCCTGATGATCCAATCTGTGAAGAATGGAAACGCGACGAAACGACTTTCACAGGTGATGTGCGTTGTACCGAAAATATCGTTCTAGATCTCCAGAACGATAATCAGCCAGAATTCCAACTGAATGTCACGCAGAGCCTGGGCCTCGACTTGGTCGGCGGGCTGCGTGTCCTGCTTGAGGCGGATTTGCCGCCTGATGCATTCAGTGCTGAGGACCTGGCAGAGACGGCCAACAACGTCGACCGCCGTGTAAATGCATTGGGACTGACAGAAGCCACTATTCAGGTTCAGGGCGCCAATCGCATTCTTGTTGAGCTACCTGGTGTCCATGACCGTGAACAGGCCATCAGCACCATCCAGCAGACAGCGTTGCTGGAATTCGTCGATTTTTCCGGCATTACTTCACCGCAGCAGTACGTTGGACGGCATATCCTCACGACAGAGCAAGTCCGGTTGCAGGATTTGCGCGGTGATGAGGCTATAGACGACGGTATCGAGCGTTTGCCGAACCCTGGCACGAATGGCCCATTCGAGACAGTCATGACGGGTGCAGGCTTGCAGGCTGCCAGTGCGCAGTATGGTGCATTGAGCCAGACCAGTGCTGCATCGTGGTTCATTAATTTCGAGATTGATCCAGATTATCAGCAGACGTTTGGTACGTTTACGGGCAATAATGTTGGCCAGCCAATGGCCATTGTGCTTGATGGCGTTGTCATCAGTGCACCCGTGATCCAGGCTCAACTGACATCGGGTGGTGTGATTACGGGCGATTTCACTGAGGAAGAAGCGACACAGTTAGCCTTGCAACTGCGCTCTGGTGCGTTGCCGATCCCACTATCTGTTGAAAGTGCGGAAGAAGTCGGCGCGACACTTGGACAGGAATCTGTGAATCTCAGTGTTCGCGCGGGTGTGATCGGTGTCGTCATCGTTCTAGCATTTATGTTGATTTATTATCGTGTGCCGGGTATCGCTGCTGATCTCGCTTTGATTGTATACATTCTCCTCAACCTGGCGCTCTTCAAATTAATACCCGTCACGCTGACGCTCCCGGCTATTACCGGCCTGCTGATTGGTATCGGTACGGCAGTGGATGGCAATATCCTCATCTTTGAGCGCATTAAAGAAGAAATCCGCGACGGTAAGCGGCTGGATGAAGCTCTGGACTCCGGCTTTGCACGTGCATGGTCTTCTATCCGAGATTCCAACCTCTCCACCATTATCATCTGTGTGGTGTTGTTCTTCTTTGGGCAGACGCCTGGTGCAAGCGTGGTTTCTGGCTTTGCTGTGACCCTGGCCCTTGGCCTGGTCGTGAACTTGTTTACAGCAGTGCTGGTCACACGGACTTTCTTATATGTCATCGTAGGGTTATTCCACAATGCGGTGTCTGATCGCAAATGGTTAGTTGGCGCATAA
- a CDS encoding CARDB domain-containing protein, giving the protein MRPRVYPITITLSLLVFFMGLLPVQAGDITLTNNSGDGNSSWFIEGESTLIINGFDLNSRGITLPVTLDAISIGVEQFAGGTVDAVVYADSDGGSPSNATLLSRQSVQISGTGTVRVALPDPVTVNAPVVWVGFYLPTGFHFFGDNSGSSVLTYWGWTPGTTFDLSNLSSAQVFGPGDGSSPVNISMGGVARITAEVTQGEGTVAAPGTTNADGTVPVVPVSARDVPIGVQMVSQESVDTSVLTRYGYCGELLFYDTEDIRVTGEGRFELHCRADVGAFSPGTITNFDEVPEDVPSYNRRGVLYDIFGTGNFLSGSSSEELVVPVTHCIRPEQADLNSAIIGIAYGAPREWRLLPSVRYGELVCAEMTHQGFISYFVPRSGDEATLNANLYISGTPRLLDGEGNRSDKILCKFTYRLQYSVHNEGFEETPLTTMRVQDFHIRTGTTIFTREFDLPPIPPGETLTVNITNFRAPSAYVNESHRMVFTIDPYNTVSEANETDNDAAIDYLLDYSTQCK; this is encoded by the coding sequence ATGCGCCCACGCGTTTACCCGATAACCATTACCCTTAGCCTGCTGGTTTTCTTTATGGGGCTATTACCAGTTCAGGCAGGTGACATCACCCTGACCAACAATTCTGGGGATGGCAATTCATCATGGTTTATCGAGGGGGAATCGACCCTCATCATAAACGGCTTTGATCTCAACAGCCGTGGCATTACCTTACCGGTTACGCTGGATGCGATCAGCATCGGCGTGGAGCAATTCGCTGGCGGCACAGTCGACGCTGTGGTTTACGCGGATAGCGATGGTGGCTCACCGTCGAATGCAACGCTCCTCAGCCGTCAAAGTGTCCAGATCAGCGGCACAGGTACAGTCCGGGTTGCTTTACCAGACCCCGTGACCGTCAATGCCCCTGTCGTATGGGTTGGATTTTACCTGCCCACTGGCTTCCACTTCTTCGGAGATAATTCCGGCTCTTCCGTCCTCACCTACTGGGGTTGGACGCCAGGCACCACATTCGACCTATCAAATCTATCCTCTGCACAGGTCTTCGGCCCTGGCGATGGCTCCTCCCCTGTGAATATCAGTATGGGTGGTGTTGCGCGTATTACGGCAGAAGTCACCCAGGGCGAAGGTACCGTCGCTGCCCCTGGCACCACAAATGCAGATGGAACTGTTCCGGTTGTGCCTGTCAGCGCTCGCGACGTACCAATTGGCGTACAGATGGTCTCCCAGGAATCTGTAGATACCAGCGTCCTGACACGGTACGGTTATTGCGGTGAGCTTCTCTTCTATGACACAGAAGACATCCGCGTGACTGGTGAAGGCCGCTTTGAATTGCATTGCCGTGCAGACGTCGGCGCATTCTCGCCAGGGACAATCACCAACTTCGACGAAGTTCCGGAAGACGTGCCATCCTATAATCGCCGCGGCGTCCTATATGACATCTTCGGCACAGGCAACTTCCTGAGCGGGTCATCATCCGAAGAGCTGGTCGTTCCCGTGACGCATTGTATCCGCCCCGAACAAGCCGACCTAAATTCAGCCATTATCGGCATCGCCTACGGAGCGCCGCGTGAATGGCGTCTGCTGCCAAGTGTTCGTTATGGCGAGCTTGTCTGTGCAGAAATGACGCATCAGGGGTTCATCAGCTACTTTGTGCCACGCTCAGGCGATGAAGCAACCCTGAATGCGAACCTTTACATTTCTGGCACGCCCCGACTGCTGGATGGCGAAGGCAACCGCTCCGATAAAATCCTATGCAAATTCACATATCGCTTGCAGTACTCCGTCCATAACGAAGGCTTCGAAGAAACGCCTTTGACGACCATGAGAGTCCAGGACTTCCATATTCGCACGGGCACGACGATCTTCACGCGAGAATTCGACCTTCCGCCAATACCGCCAGGCGAAACGCTCACCGTGAATATCACCAACTTCCGTGCGCCGAGCGCGTACGTCAACGAATCCCATCGGATGGTATTCACGATTGACCCGTATAACACGGTCAGCGAAGCGAACGAAACCGATAACGACGCCGCAATTGACTACCTGCTAGATTACAGCACACAGTGCAAATAA
- the tnpA gene encoding IS200/IS605 family transposase translates to MSKSLAHTKWMCKYHIVFTPKYRRKVIYNQYKASIVEILKDLCKWKGVEIIEGNARIDHIHLLVSIPPKYSVSVIMGYLKGKSATMIFDRHANLKYKFGNRHFWARGYYVSTVGLNEATIAKYVREQEKHDQMMDRISTKEHDDPFRG, encoded by the coding sequence ATGAGCAAAAGTCTAGCACACACGAAATGGATGTGTAAGTATCACATCGTGTTCACGCCCAAGTACCGACGGAAAGTAATCTACAACCAGTACAAAGCCAGTATTGTGGAGATATTGAAGGATTTGTGCAAGTGGAAAGGCGTGGAGATCATAGAGGGAAACGCCCGAATCGATCACATCCATCTGTTAGTATCGATCCCACCCAAATATAGCGTGTCGGTTATCATGGGCTATCTGAAAGGCAAGAGTGCCACGATGATCTTTGACCGCCATGCGAATCTAAAATACAAGTTCGGGAATCGGCATTTCTGGGCGCGAGGCTACTACGTAAGCACAGTAGGACTGAATGAAGCGACGATCGCAAAGTACGTGCGTGAGCAAGAGAAACACGATCAAATGATGGATCGGATCAGCACAAAAGAGCATGACGACCCCTTTAGGGGTTAG
- a CDS encoding SPFH domain-containing protein produces the protein MRIIDVIDHTNVMDDEFTYREPQRGSGDWRFGSQVIVGESQVAVFVRGGEALDALSTGRHTLSVANIPILAGLIGLATSGRTPFTADLYFINLKDMPQIGWGTNPPIPLETPGKGMGAVLLSTHGTMNISISDPMRFLKKFGIGKPITRVGDLKNALQTKLLGELTVLLMGSGVQSVPEANGFLSDVEGATLSALSQQFEDELGIQLKSLDANPFQAKQASPDELMNYVSLENYERIKRLQIAETAAGNEGLAGGLAGAGVGFGVGQNIGAALNPDAAQQQAMQQQQMMMQQQMMMQKMMEMMGNQGGNTAPAAPAATGSAPQTKAEIQAAIDQLDIRLMNGEISEAAYTRLLEKWQARLNEM, from the coding sequence GATGTAATTGATCATACCAACGTGATGGATGATGAGTTTACTTATCGTGAGCCACAGCGCGGTAGCGGCGACTGGCGATTTGGGTCTCAGGTCATTGTGGGGGAGAGCCAGGTTGCGGTCTTCGTTCGTGGGGGTGAAGCCCTTGATGCGCTTTCAACTGGCCGCCATACGCTTTCTGTGGCAAATATTCCCATCCTTGCCGGGCTGATTGGTCTGGCGACGAGTGGTCGTACACCCTTTACAGCGGATCTCTACTTTATCAATTTGAAGGATATGCCCCAGATTGGTTGGGGAACGAACCCGCCGATTCCGTTAGAGACACCTGGTAAGGGTATGGGGGCTGTTTTGCTGAGTACCCATGGTACGATGAACATCTCCATTTCGGACCCAATGCGCTTTTTGAAGAAGTTCGGCATTGGTAAACCCATCACACGCGTGGGCGATCTTAAGAACGCATTGCAAACCAAGTTGTTAGGCGAGCTCACTGTCCTGCTGATGGGCTCCGGCGTGCAAAGTGTGCCCGAAGCGAACGGCTTCTTAAGCGATGTCGAAGGTGCAACACTTTCCGCATTGAGCCAGCAGTTCGAAGATGAATTAGGCATTCAATTGAAGTCTCTTGATGCCAATCCGTTCCAGGCCAAGCAGGCTTCGCCAGATGAATTGATGAATTACGTCAGCCTTGAAAATTACGAGCGCATTAAACGACTGCAAATTGCAGAAACAGCGGCAGGTAATGAAGGCCTTGCTGGTGGTCTGGCGGGTGCTGGTGTCGGCTTTGGCGTTGGGCAGAATATTGGCGCAGCCTTGAACCCAGATGCGGCTCAGCAACAAGCAATGCAACAGCAGCAGATGATGATGCAACAGCAAATGATGATGCAGAAAATGATGGAAATGATGGGCAACCAGGGCGGGAATACGGCCCCGGCTGCGCCTGCTGCAACGGGCAGTGCGCCACAAACCAAGGCGGAAATTCAGGCGGCGATTGATCAGTTGGACATCCGCTTGATGAATGGTGAAATTTCCGAAGCAGCCTATACACGCTTGCTGGAAAAATGGCAGGCGCGCTTGAACGAGATGTAG
- the yajC gene encoding preprotein translocase subunit YajC, which produces MGSEFLLVAFLLLAGMGVYWTMVLFPRQRDFQRRQDMARSLSEGDEVITGGGLVGRVKRIDSEHGVAYVEVAEGLEVRVLTAALVDRYDPEEVARNIRLAKGEDENAVPRQTV; this is translated from the coding sequence ATGGGTAGTGAGTTCTTATTAGTCGCTTTTCTTTTGCTTGCCGGTATGGGGGTGTACTGGACGATGGTTTTGTTCCCTCGTCAGCGCGACTTCCAGCGGCGGCAGGATATGGCCCGTTCCCTTTCAGAGGGGGATGAAGTCATTACGGGTGGTGGACTCGTTGGGCGTGTGAAGAGAATTGACAGCGAACATGGTGTGGCCTATGTGGAAGTCGCAGAAGGTCTTGAAGTACGTGTGCTGACGGCAGCGCTTGTCGATCGTTACGATCCGGAAGAAGTTGCACGCAACATTCGGTTAGCCAAGGGTGAGGACGAGAATGCCGTCCCCCGGCAAACTGTCTAG
- a CDS encoding SIR2 family NAD-dependent protein deacylase translates to MYARSSAAPEIEEAAKLFNHASRIVAFTGAGISTPSGIPDFRSPESGIWENEDPMTVASIFGFRRDPQAFYRWMRPLAKLMRNAKPNAAHFALWHLEALGKLDSIITQNIDMLHSEAGNSRIYELHGHLREATCVECYKVYPGKEIMDRFIKTGDLPRCDCHRQGVLKPNVILFGEQLPYEALQHAKNAIRRCDLLLIIGSSLEVAPASDLPLLAKRSGAKVVMINLHKTDFDRIADVLIRGDVAEVLPAIVEQVEN, encoded by the coding sequence ATGTATGCACGATCTTCTGCTGCCCCTGAAATTGAGGAGGCAGCCAAATTATTCAATCATGCATCGCGTATTGTTGCGTTTACAGGCGCAGGTATCAGCACGCCATCTGGCATCCCGGATTTCCGGAGCCCGGAATCAGGCATCTGGGAAAATGAAGATCCAATGACGGTTGCATCCATTTTCGGCTTCCGGCGGGATCCACAGGCGTTCTATCGGTGGATGCGCCCTCTAGCAAAACTCATGCGCAACGCAAAACCGAACGCAGCCCACTTTGCCCTATGGCACCTGGAAGCATTAGGTAAGCTGGATAGCATCATCACACAAAATATCGATATGCTGCACAGCGAAGCCGGGAACAGCCGAATTTATGAGCTGCATGGTCACTTGCGAGAAGCCACGTGTGTAGAATGCTATAAGGTTTATCCTGGCAAAGAAATAATGGATCGCTTTATTAAAACAGGCGACCTACCACGCTGTGATTGTCATCGTCAGGGCGTGCTCAAGCCAAATGTAATCCTGTTCGGCGAGCAGTTGCCTTATGAAGCACTACAACATGCGAAGAATGCCATCCGGCGGTGTGACCTGCTGCTCATCATTGGGTCTTCGCTAGAAGTTGCACCAGCAAGCGATTTGCCATTGTTAGCAAAAAGAAGCGGTGCTAAAGTCGTCATGATAAACTTACACAAAACCGATTTCGACCGTATTGCAGATGTCCTCATCCGCGGGGATGTCGCCGAAGTGCTGCCCGCCATCGTAGAACAGGTGGAGAATTAA
- a CDS encoding nuclease-related domain-containing protein, whose amino-acid sequence MRIVTNKRLAKRNRQVAFWLMMGTLAVLVGSFLLLLQGPSQDDPAVSGILLILQVLILPVAFILTLVSVHMTNLWAREPRPEDAIENGLKGLSNKSILYNYYHFPARHVLICPQGIFAMATRWHEGSYTVKDDNWKTNQNILSRLGSILRADGIGNPTMDAQRAAAKVQKQLAKIAPEAEVTPIIVFINSQAEVTLEGSSIPVLYADPKSKPSLKDYLRDINRDHAGSGKQNSMPLTDEQIEAFEQATI is encoded by the coding sequence ATGCGTATTGTTACCAATAAACGATTAGCAAAACGAAATCGCCAGGTTGCCTTTTGGCTCATGATGGGCACGCTGGCCGTTCTGGTTGGCAGCTTTTTGCTCTTGCTGCAAGGCCCATCTCAGGATGATCCTGCTGTCAGTGGGATTCTGCTCATCCTGCAAGTCCTCATTTTGCCAGTTGCTTTCATCCTGACGCTGGTTTCAGTCCACATGACCAACCTGTGGGCACGTGAACCGCGTCCTGAAGATGCCATAGAAAACGGCTTAAAGGGTCTGAGCAACAAGAGCATACTCTATAACTATTATCACTTCCCGGCACGCCATGTGCTGATCTGTCCGCAGGGCATCTTCGCCATGGCGACGCGCTGGCACGAAGGTTCCTACACCGTCAAAGATGATAACTGGAAGACGAACCAGAATATATTATCTCGTTTAGGCAGCATTCTGCGTGCAGATGGCATTGGTAACCCAACTATGGATGCCCAACGTGCTGCGGCTAAAGTACAGAAGCAACTCGCAAAAATCGCACCTGAGGCCGAAGTCACGCCCATTATCGTCTTCATCAACAGTCAGGCTGAGGTCACTCTTGAGGGCAGCAGCATCCCGGTTTTGTATGCAGACCCCAAATCGAAGCCCAGCCTTAAAGACTACTTGCGAGACATCAACCGCGATCATGCTGGCAGCGGGAAACAAAACTCAATGCCTCTCACAGATGAGCAAATTGAGGCATTTGAACAGGCCACAATCTAG